One genomic segment of Salinigranum rubrum includes these proteins:
- a CDS encoding SgcJ/EcaC family oxidoreductase gives MVPLDHGTFRAWLDEYATAWETGDADAAAALFAPDATYHETPFTEPLAGRDAIRAYWTETTAAQEATDVRATVESINRATGIARFRARFVRDATTVDLDGVLSARFVAGDCVEFREWWHAKG, from the coding sequence ATGGTTCCTCTCGACCACGGGACGTTCCGTGCCTGGCTCGACGAGTACGCGACCGCGTGGGAGACCGGCGACGCGGACGCGGCCGCGGCGCTGTTCGCCCCCGACGCGACCTACCACGAGACGCCGTTCACCGAGCCGCTCGCCGGGCGCGACGCCATCCGGGCGTACTGGACGGAGACGACCGCCGCCCAGGAGGCGACGGACGTCCGCGCGACCGTCGAGAGCATCAACCGGGCGACGGGCATCGCACGGTTCCGGGCCCGGTTCGTCCGCGACGCGACGACCGTCGACCTCGACGGCGTCCTCTCCGCCCGGTTCGTCGCGGGCGACTGCGTCGAGTTCCGCGAGTGGTGGCACGCGAAGGGCTAA
- a CDS encoding aldehyde ferredoxin oxidoreductase family protein: MTELGGFQDRVARVDLSSGEVAYESVDDEDAKKYIGARGLGVKYVFDQGPDVDPMSEENLLAFMNGPLTGTQVTMSGRIAVCTKSPLTGTVTDSHHGGWSGARLKWAGFDGLLFEGKSEEPVYAVVEDGEVELRDASHLWGKGVHETKEVVEEEMDGSYGKNLSIMAIGQGGENLVRYACIVNEDDRASGRGGTGCVMGSKNLKAVVVKSGTKMPKPKDSETFKKGYQQAMEVIRESDVTAPNEGGLSLYGTNVLMNITEEMDGLPTRNGKYTSTHSYRDADESVDIDAERISGENVRENILVDEPTCHSCPVACKKEVEVSVMHKGEEMNVRTESYEYESAFALGPNSGHTDRDRIALMIQRCNDVGVDTIEVGNMMAMGMEMSEEGKLDDLGETLDWGDAEEMVDLIDRIATREGPLGDLLADGARLVAEEMDAQSNRLDVKGQTIPAYDPRCMKGMGIAYATSNRGACHLRGYTPAAEILGIPEKVDPYAWEGKGELTATFQDLHAISDSFDICKFNAFAEGVEEYVLQYNGMTGLDVTEDDLMQAGERIYTLERYYNNLAGFEGADDSLPGRFVEGDEAVPGQGASEGELCELDEMKEEYYAHRGWVDGVVPDERLDDLGIDVGPGTGVSTGSGAGTPADD; the protein is encoded by the coding sequence ATGACAGAACTAGGTGGATTCCAAGACCGCGTGGCACGCGTCGACCTCTCGTCCGGCGAGGTGGCGTACGAGAGCGTCGACGACGAGGACGCGAAGAAGTACATCGGCGCCCGCGGACTGGGCGTGAAGTACGTGTTCGACCAGGGGCCCGACGTGGACCCGATGAGCGAGGAGAACCTCCTCGCGTTCATGAACGGCCCGCTCACGGGGACACAGGTGACGATGAGCGGCCGCATCGCCGTCTGTACCAAATCCCCGCTGACGGGCACCGTGACCGACTCTCACCACGGCGGGTGGTCGGGGGCCCGACTCAAGTGGGCGGGCTTCGACGGCCTCCTCTTCGAGGGGAAGTCCGAAGAGCCGGTCTACGCCGTCGTCGAAGACGGCGAGGTCGAACTCAGGGACGCGAGCCACCTGTGGGGTAAGGGCGTCCACGAGACGAAGGAAGTCGTCGAGGAGGAGATGGACGGCTCGTACGGGAAGAACCTCTCCATCATGGCCATCGGTCAGGGTGGCGAGAACCTCGTCCGCTACGCGTGTATCGTCAACGAGGACGACCGGGCGTCAGGGAGGGGCGGCACCGGCTGCGTGATGGGCTCGAAGAACCTGAAGGCCGTCGTCGTCAAGTCCGGGACGAAGATGCCCAAACCCAAGGACTCCGAGACGTTCAAGAAGGGGTACCAGCAGGCGATGGAGGTCATCCGCGAGTCGGACGTCACCGCCCCCAACGAGGGCGGTCTCTCCCTCTACGGGACGAACGTCCTGATGAACATCACCGAGGAGATGGACGGCCTCCCGACGCGCAACGGGAAGTACACCTCGACGCACTCGTACCGGGACGCCGACGAGAGCGTCGACATCGACGCCGAGCGCATCTCCGGCGAGAACGTCCGCGAGAACATTCTGGTGGATGAACCGACGTGTCACTCCTGCCCGGTCGCCTGCAAGAAGGAAGTCGAGGTGAGCGTGATGCACAAGGGCGAGGAGATGAACGTCCGCACGGAGTCGTACGAGTACGAGTCCGCCTTCGCGCTCGGTCCGAACTCCGGACACACCGACCGCGACCGCATCGCGCTCATGATCCAGCGCTGTAACGACGTCGGCGTCGACACCATCGAAGTCGGCAACATGATGGCGATGGGCATGGAGATGAGCGAGGAAGGGAAACTCGACGACCTCGGCGAGACGCTCGACTGGGGCGACGCCGAGGAGATGGTCGACCTCATCGACCGCATCGCCACCCGCGAGGGGCCGCTCGGCGACCTGCTCGCCGACGGCGCGCGACTCGTCGCCGAGGAGATGGACGCCCAGTCGAACCGCCTCGACGTCAAGGGCCAGACCATCCCGGCGTACGACCCCCGCTGCATGAAGGGGATGGGCATCGCCTACGCCACCTCGAACAGAGGCGCCTGCCACCTCCGCGGCTACACGCCCGCGGCGGAGATTCTCGGCATCCCGGAGAAGGTCGACCCCTACGCGTGGGAGGGCAAGGGCGAACTCACCGCGACGTTCCAGGACCTCCACGCCATCTCGGACTCGTTCGACATCTGCAAGTTCAACGCGTTCGCGGAGGGCGTCGAGGAGTACGTCCTCCAGTACAACGGCATGACCGGCCTCGACGTCACCGAAGACGACCTCATGCAAGCGGGAGAACGCATCTACACCCTCGAACGCTACTACAACAACCTCGCCGGCTTCGAGGGCGCGGACGACTCGCTCCCCGGACGGTTCGTCGAGGGCGACGAGGCGGTGCCCGGTCAGGGCGCTTCCGAGGGCGAACTCTGCGAACTCGACGAGATGAAAGAGGAGTACTACGCCCACCGCGGCTGGGTCGACGGCGTGGTGCCCGACGAGAGACTCGACGACCTCGGCATCGACGTGGGTCCCGGCACCGGCGTCTCCACCGGCAGCGGTGCCGGCACGCCCGCCGACGACTGA
- a CDS encoding ABC transporter substrate-binding protein has translation MSRTDSFGRREILKTTGAALAAGTVAGCLGGTGGGGGGDRVPMDITEWPPEDFSSSLNLWNWYDDWAEWAMEEFGNEYDVEVSNSGYSSPNQWYSQLQAGNTEIDNIAATTNWVERSIENDFLHELPVDIMPAWENVTENIKQASSYQEDGSTYAVPESLVLYPLTYNTDHFDSAPESWGVLWDESLEGQIVMWDNATVSCQIAAMYTGQDPIEPSDYDEIQEVLTQQKPLLRTYWGDYEQGMQLFINEDVVAGPLTMGRTYTARFSEGAPVHYTAPEEGAMFTSDLFVIPKGAPNPITSLLFTNWASEKPNAAKLFETMGYKPGVDIQSELSEEDREFTTWPSDWNLVFSETLSDDVRSKYDEIWTAVKAA, from the coding sequence ATGTCCCGCACGGACTCGTTTGGCCGCAGAGAGATACTGAAAACCACGGGTGCCGCCCTCGCAGCCGGCACTGTCGCCGGTTGTCTCGGCGGCACCGGCGGCGGCGGTGGTGGCGACAGGGTGCCGATGGACATCACCGAGTGGCCGCCGGAGGACTTCTCCTCCAGCCTCAACCTCTGGAACTGGTACGACGACTGGGCCGAGTGGGCCATGGAGGAGTTCGGTAACGAGTACGACGTCGAGGTGTCCAACAGCGGCTACTCCTCGCCCAACCAGTGGTACTCGCAGCTCCAGGCCGGCAACACCGAAATCGACAACATCGCCGCGACCACGAACTGGGTCGAGCGCTCCATCGAGAACGACTTCCTCCACGAACTCCCGGTCGACATCATGCCCGCCTGGGAGAACGTCACGGAGAACATCAAGCAGGCGTCCTCCTACCAAGAGGACGGCAGCACGTACGCCGTCCCCGAGAGCCTCGTGCTCTACCCCCTGACGTACAACACGGACCACTTCGACTCCGCGCCCGAGTCGTGGGGCGTCCTCTGGGACGAATCGCTCGAAGGACAGATCGTGATGTGGGACAACGCCACCGTCTCGTGTCAGATCGCGGCGATGTACACCGGGCAGGACCCCATCGAGCCCTCGGACTACGACGAGATTCAGGAGGTGCTCACCCAGCAGAAACCCCTCTTGAGAACGTACTGGGGCGACTACGAGCAGGGGATGCAACTGTTCATCAACGAGGACGTCGTCGCCGGACCGCTCACGATGGGGCGGACCTACACGGCGCGGTTCAGCGAGGGCGCGCCCGTCCACTACACGGCGCCGGAGGAGGGCGCGATGTTCACCTCCGACCTGTTCGTCATCCCGAAAGGCGCGCCGAACCCCATCACGAGCCTGCTCTTCACGAACTGGGCGTCGGAGAAGCCCAACGCCGCCAAACTGTTCGAGACGATGGGCTACAAGCCCGGCGTCGACATCCAGAGCGAACTGTCGGAAGAGGACCGCGAGTTCACGACGTGGCCCTCCGACTGGAACCTCGTCTTCTCGGAGACGCTGTCGGACGACGTCCGCTCGAAGTACGACGAGATCTGGACGGCGGTCAAAGCAGCCTAG
- a CDS encoding DoxX family membrane protein, with product MDRETAVRRLARADHLVDPLSRVGLGVVILLAGVHKLLAPEAWAVYLVPPFDRLVLVSPVEFMLVNGVLEPPFALALISDRYTTFAAAFVTVSLSVTVVYLAVAALLTNGAFVDVLIRDVGLAALAASVTLRAAGRAEG from the coding sequence ATGGACCGCGAGACTGCCGTCCGTCGCCTCGCTCGCGCCGACCACCTCGTCGACCCGCTCTCTCGGGTCGGCCTCGGCGTCGTCATCCTCCTCGCGGGCGTCCACAAACTGCTCGCACCCGAGGCGTGGGCGGTGTATCTCGTTCCGCCGTTCGACCGCCTCGTCCTCGTCTCACCGGTCGAGTTCATGCTCGTCAACGGCGTGCTCGAACCCCCGTTCGCGCTCGCGCTCATCTCGGACCGCTACACCACCTTCGCGGCCGCGTTCGTAACCGTCTCCCTCTCCGTGACCGTCGTCTACCTCGCCGTCGCCGCCCTGCTCACGAACGGGGCGTTCGTCGACGTCTTGATACGCGACGTCGGCCTCGCTGCGCTCGCGGCGAGCGTCACGCTTCGCGCGGCGGGTCGGGCGGAGGGGTGA
- a CDS encoding M20/M25/M40 family metallo-hydrolase, with amino-acid sequence MQFRAFDDDLRRFTEEFLRFETTDRNEKPAQEWLESRFEELGFETFRWEADADRLAEHPSFPDASELVTAERPSVAGVLEFGDPDAGPTLVLNGHADVVPADEGVWTSEPFEPTWDEEGEELTARGVVDMKTAVGVCAFAALTAHETFGDGVDGRVVVECVAGEEEGGIGAAAAALDNPYPFERDAAIVAEPTDLSPVVATEGCLMKRLELTGRSAHAARRWEGVDVLDKFETIRHRFLDLESERGERVTHPLYADFDNPWPLTIGVVEAGSWASTVAASLTAECRFGVAPGESVDDAEAEYERALQEVVDDDPWLSEHPPTFDRFTIQFEPAETDVDEPVVEAVQAAMRAHGRTETDPLGETYGADNRHYVAAGIPTVVFGPGRIEQAHFPDETLVWEDALVAGEVLVDAVEAFLSGDA; translated from the coding sequence ATGCAGTTCCGCGCCTTCGACGACGACCTCCGCCGGTTCACCGAGGAGTTCCTCCGCTTCGAGACGACCGACAGAAACGAGAAGCCAGCCCAAGAGTGGCTCGAGTCCCGGTTCGAGGAACTGGGCTTCGAGACCTTCCGCTGGGAGGCCGACGCCGACCGCCTCGCCGAACACCCGTCGTTTCCCGACGCGTCCGAACTCGTGACCGCCGAGCGGCCGAGCGTCGCCGGCGTCCTCGAGTTCGGCGACCCCGACGCGGGGCCGACGCTCGTCCTCAACGGCCACGCCGACGTCGTCCCCGCCGACGAGGGGGTGTGGACCTCGGAGCCGTTCGAGCCGACCTGGGACGAGGAGGGGGAGGAACTCACCGCCCGCGGCGTGGTCGACATGAAGACCGCGGTGGGGGTCTGTGCGTTCGCCGCGCTGACCGCCCACGAGACGTTCGGCGACGGCGTGGACGGACGGGTCGTCGTCGAGTGCGTCGCCGGCGAGGAGGAGGGGGGCATCGGGGCGGCCGCGGCCGCGCTCGACAACCCCTATCCGTTCGAGCGCGACGCGGCCATCGTGGCCGAACCGACGGACCTCTCGCCGGTGGTCGCCACGGAGGGCTGTCTGATGAAGCGGCTCGAACTGACCGGCCGGTCCGCACACGCCGCTCGCCGGTGGGAGGGCGTCGACGTGCTCGACAAGTTCGAGACGATTCGACACCGCTTCCTCGACCTCGAATCGGAGCGGGGCGAGCGGGTCACCCATCCCCTCTACGCCGACTTCGACAACCCCTGGCCGCTCACCATCGGTGTCGTCGAGGCGGGGTCGTGGGCCTCGACCGTCGCGGCCTCGCTCACCGCGGAGTGTCGCTTCGGCGTCGCGCCCGGCGAGTCGGTGGACGACGCCGAGGCGGAGTACGAACGAGCGCTGCAGGAAGTCGTCGACGACGACCCGTGGCTCTCCGAACACCCCCCGACGTTCGACCGCTTCACCATCCAGTTCGAGCCCGCGGAGACCGACGTCGACGAACCGGTCGTCGAGGCGGTGCAGGCCGCGATGAGAGCGCACGGCCGCACCGAGACCGACCCGCTGGGCGAGACGTACGGCGCGGACAACCGCCACTACGTCGCCGCCGGCATCCCCACCGTGGTCTTCGGACCGGGGAGGATAGAGCAAGCACACTTCCCCGACGAGACGCTCGTCTGGGAGGACGCGCTCGTCGCCGGCGAGGTGCTCGTCGACGCCGTGGAGGCGTTCCTCTCGGGCGACGCGTGA
- a CDS encoding phosphorylase family protein yields the protein MAGRDPSPVRRPRVVVFAAFRRPGPAVDETTWWERTFAFDTPIDVRGLREPLRYDTATDVALCVTGVGHVEAATSVAALLACPTLDCSETVFLTVGVAGAPPSRSTIGAVFLADAVVDWDQKYRLDTGEGTVLSTFPFKERNELCKRFDPTLVETARAVAARVPLADSAAAARLRADYPDVVARGDPFVAVGSSVSGSEFWHGAENAAWADRACAEFGISPYRTTEMEGFATALALERFGHLDRYLSVRAASNFDRPAPGRDAFESLASDEVGLALAAENAFRVGVTVVDALLADAGVDADVDVPHAIEAAVSAE from the coding sequence ATGGCAGGCCGTGATCCCTCGCCGGTCCGTCGCCCACGGGTCGTCGTCTTCGCCGCGTTCCGCCGGCCCGGTCCGGCGGTCGACGAGACGACGTGGTGGGAACGGACGTTCGCGTTCGACACCCCCATCGACGTGAGAGGGCTCCGCGAGCCGCTCCGGTACGACACCGCGACCGACGTCGCGCTCTGTGTGACCGGGGTCGGCCACGTCGAGGCCGCGACGAGCGTCGCGGCGTTGCTCGCCTGCCCGACCCTCGACTGCTCCGAGACGGTCTTCCTGACCGTCGGGGTCGCCGGGGCGCCGCCGTCCCGCAGCACCATCGGCGCGGTGTTCCTCGCGGACGCCGTCGTCGACTGGGACCAGAAGTACCGTCTGGACACCGGGGAGGGGACGGTACTGTCGACGTTCCCGTTCAAGGAGCGCAACGAACTCTGCAAGCGGTTCGACCCGACGCTGGTCGAGACGGCGCGGGCGGTGGCCGCCCGCGTCCCGCTCGCCGACTCGGCCGCGGCGGCCCGCCTCCGCGCGGACTACCCGGACGTGGTCGCCCGCGGCGACCCGTTCGTCGCGGTCGGGAGCTCCGTCAGCGGCTCGGAGTTCTGGCACGGCGCCGAGAACGCCGCGTGGGCCGACCGCGCCTGTGCGGAGTTCGGCATCTCGCCGTACCGCACGACCGAGATGGAGGGGTTCGCGACGGCGCTCGCCCTGGAACGGTTCGGTCACCTCGACCGCTACCTCAGCGTCCGCGCCGCCTCGAACTTCGACCGGCCCGCACCCGGCCGGGATGCCTTCGAGAGCCTCGCGTCCGACGAAGTCGGCCTCGCACTGGCCGCCGAGAACGCCTTCCGAGTCGGTGTCACCGTCGTCGACGCGCTCCTCGCCGACGCCGGCGTCGACGCCGACGTGGACGTCCCCCACGCCATCGAGGCGGCCGTTTCGGCGGAGTGA
- a CDS encoding rhodanese-like domain-containing protein, with translation MSDGETNDGDAAADFAVDRKAWDMAAEADADIETVTVEELRAELAAQGDGDENLVVLDVRDIREAWIEGGIPGAKHTPRGMVEWWADPSTEYYKPFFHPSKRYVAYCNEAGRSALVAKVLREMGYGDVAHLEGGFTAWQEQGGEVEDVPQRDYK, from the coding sequence ATGAGCGACGGAGAGACGAACGACGGAGACGCCGCGGCGGACTTCGCGGTCGACCGGAAGGCGTGGGACATGGCCGCCGAGGCGGACGCGGATATCGAGACGGTGACGGTCGAGGAACTCCGGGCGGAGTTGGCCGCGCAGGGAGACGGGGACGAAAACCTCGTCGTCCTCGACGTCCGCGACATCCGCGAGGCGTGGATCGAAGGGGGAATCCCGGGCGCGAAACACACCCCGCGAGGGATGGTCGAGTGGTGGGCCGACCCCTCGACGGAGTACTACAAACCCTTCTTCCACCCCTCGAAGCGGTACGTCGCCTACTGCAACGAGGCCGGCCGGTCGGCGCTGGTCGCGAAGGTCCTCCGGGAGATGGGCTACGGCGACGTCGCCCACCTGGAGGGCGGCTTCACCGCCTGGCAGGAGCAGGGCGGCGAGGTCGAAGACGTGCCGCAGCGCGACTACAAGTAG
- a CDS encoding helix-turn-helix domain-containing protein has product MREVVFTVEYERGTDPLMDAFIEYPDLYARSMQVQATSEAVWGVEKIVGPPSVLDEYDRRLKQAARDSSLVGTCGTPVTEYQYEILSSNPESRKIYSLQREGDGPRSIPIAAANHLGEGVIMRSERHDDQFRWHLLTDSLLGALHDDIRANLRDGLSLTVERLGEPPCLLEDGRTQHDLTAEQKAALEAALTHGYYEEPREASVSEIAEEIGVPRSTLQYRLNRAEAWLAEQFAADSMTVNTDTSLDLGDVEFIQ; this is encoded by the coding sequence ATGCGCGAGGTCGTTTTCACCGTCGAGTACGAGCGAGGGACCGACCCATTGATGGATGCTTTCATCGAGTATCCCGATTTGTACGCGCGATCGATGCAGGTGCAAGCGACCAGCGAGGCAGTGTGGGGCGTCGAGAAGATCGTCGGCCCACCGTCCGTCCTCGACGAGTACGACAGGCGTCTCAAACAGGCTGCCCGGGATTCGAGTTTGGTCGGGACCTGCGGCACACCGGTTACCGAGTACCAGTACGAGATTCTCTCGTCGAACCCGGAGTCACGGAAGATCTACTCGCTCCAGCGAGAAGGCGACGGCCCACGGTCGATCCCAATTGCCGCCGCGAACCACCTCGGTGAAGGAGTGATAATGCGGTCGGAACGCCACGACGACCAGTTCCGCTGGCACCTCCTCACCGACAGCTTGCTCGGAGCCTTACACGACGACATTCGAGCGAATCTCCGCGACGGGCTTTCGCTGACGGTTGAACGACTCGGCGAACCTCCCTGCCTGCTCGAAGACGGACGGACACAGCACGACCTTACGGCGGAGCAGAAGGCAGCACTGGAAGCCGCACTCACCCACGGCTACTACGAAGAACCCCGAGAGGCCTCGGTTAGCGAGATCGCCGAAGAAATCGGCGTGCCGAGGTCCACGCTTCAGTACCGACTGAACCGGGCTGAGGCGTGGCTTGCCGAACAGTTCGCCGCCGATTCGATGACCGTCAACACCGACACGTCCCTCGACCTCGGAGACGTCGAATTTATCCAGTAG
- a CDS encoding MBL fold metallo-hydrolase, whose translation MTSDSEISVQLVRNATVLATVDDTTFLVDPLFTPQGEMPTVTDSPGVPEFLTTANQKRNPLVSLPDVDFDYDAVIVTHRHPDHWDEAAREKLDADVPLFCQPEEADAFSDEGFSDVRPVEDKTSFDGVTIHRTPGQHGHGELAEGMAPVSGFVFEGEKTLYIAGDTIWYDPVEATLDRFEPDMVVLNGGAAQFDQGEPITMGVKDITAVRETTDATVAVVHMEAINHCLLSREELRTETEGVLVPEDGDQISL comes from the coding sequence ATGACAAGCGACTCTGAGATTAGCGTACAACTCGTACGAAACGCGACGGTGCTTGCGACGGTCGATGACACCACGTTCCTCGTTGATCCACTGTTCACGCCGCAGGGCGAGATGCCGACGGTGACGGACAGCCCGGGGGTGCCTGAGTTCCTTACGACGGCGAATCAGAAGCGAAATCCGTTGGTGTCGCTGCCGGACGTCGATTTCGACTACGACGCCGTGATCGTCACGCACCGCCACCCCGATCACTGGGACGAGGCAGCCAGAGAGAAACTCGACGCGGACGTGCCGCTGTTCTGCCAACCTGAGGAAGCAGACGCGTTCAGTGACGAAGGATTCTCCGACGTGCGACCCGTTGAGGATAAGACATCGTTCGACGGAGTGACGATTCACCGGACGCCGGGCCAGCACGGCCACGGCGAACTCGCCGAGGGAATGGCCCCAGTCTCCGGGTTCGTCTTCGAGGGCGAGAAAACGCTGTACATCGCCGGGGACACTATCTGGTACGACCCGGTGGAAGCAACGCTCGACCGGTTCGAGCCTGATATGGTCGTTCTCAACGGTGGGGCGGCACAGTTCGACCAGGGCGAACCAATCACGATGGGCGTCAAGGACATCACGGCTGTCCGAGAGACCACGGATGCGACCGTGGCGGTCGTCCATATGGAGGCCATCAATCACTGTCTGCTCTCCCGTGAGGAACTGCGAACGGAGACGGAGGGCGTCCTCGTCCCCGAGGACGGCGATCAGATCTCTCTGTAA
- a CDS encoding lycopene cyclase domain-containing protein, with amino-acid sequence MIPDIGVLGPYTYLATELLWGCVALCLLWYADAFRAAARTTLVLYPFAYLWDWYTLEVGVFAIPLRTGVEFLGIPVEEHVFMLVVPAMVVGTHESLRRVEDE; translated from the coding sequence ATGATCCCCGACATCGGCGTCCTCGGCCCGTACACGTATCTGGCGACGGAGCTTCTCTGGGGCTGTGTCGCGCTCTGTCTGCTGTGGTACGCCGACGCCTTCCGCGCGGCGGCCCGGACGACGCTCGTTCTCTACCCCTTCGCGTACCTCTGGGACTGGTACACCCTCGAAGTCGGTGTGTTCGCCATCCCGCTCCGGACGGGCGTCGAGTTCCTGGGTATCCCCGTCGAAGAGCACGTCTTCATGCTCGTCGTCCCGGCGATGGTCGTCGGCACGCACGAGTCGCTCCGGCGCGTCGAGGACGAGTGA
- a CDS encoding asparagine synthase-related protein, whose product MVDFCAVVGDGHAAETTRDRLLWTGDERVDRYESDSLDLVDARRPDDPGGPVRVRDGDLLVWLWGTVYGADEGRAYHPRPDHESSAAFVAERYAVEGPAALADLNGEFCALAYDRSDETLSLLTDRLGTYDVYYTVCDGALVVSSSLQALALYPGLTPRFDANALQAFCVYTRAMGVRTPLKGVSRAPPAAVTAYDPETGVDSHPYWRPRHRPVDRDRGFFVREFERRFRAALADRLPDDGDLGVFLSGGSDSRLVLAGLDEAARDRTTAYHLANWMSREARTAERVALTADVDFALLDRDREYLKRSMQRNPGLSNFSGRFDQAYAEVFMDRVREEVDVVVDATYADILFKGWGLPRRHLDLPVGRVSLPLAGASSSVDDYVDLWARDPPSYLSAPKSGRALLRDEIYWRGEEVFHHGVSYPSPVELFVWSHVHPQTNMGGSFVFRSLRQHLPHRNPLFDSRLVDLSLSMPLRTHVRHNVVDRAVHALDPALAAIPHAERGVPPAYDFPRSAVAEPLVALGRKVTGADGSPRPDLGHGPWEPSAAVLRHRPYFREALDERADLLERVPELSRSGAEACFDAHLAGEDHAQELFTLLTLLHTPVARDVAAASGGSNG is encoded by the coding sequence ATGGTCGACTTCTGCGCCGTCGTCGGCGACGGACACGCCGCCGAGACGACGCGAGACCGCCTCCTGTGGACCGGCGACGAACGCGTCGACCGCTACGAGTCCGACAGCCTGGACCTCGTCGACGCCCGCCGACCGGACGACCCGGGTGGCCCGGTCCGCGTCCGCGACGGCGACCTCCTCGTGTGGCTCTGGGGGACCGTCTACGGCGCGGACGAGGGACGCGCCTACCACCCCCGACCGGACCACGAGTCGAGCGCCGCGTTCGTCGCCGAGCGGTACGCCGTCGAGGGACCGGCGGCGCTCGCGGACCTGAACGGTGAGTTCTGCGCGCTCGCGTACGACCGCAGCGACGAGACGCTCTCCCTTCTCACGGACCGACTGGGCACGTACGACGTCTACTACACGGTGTGTGACGGCGCACTCGTCGTCTCCTCCTCGCTGCAGGCGCTCGCGTTGTATCCCGGGCTGACGCCGAGGTTCGACGCCAACGCCCTCCAGGCGTTCTGCGTCTACACCCGCGCGATGGGGGTCCGAACGCCCCTGAAGGGCGTGTCGAGAGCGCCGCCGGCCGCGGTCACGGCCTACGACCCCGAGACAGGGGTCGATTCCCATCCGTACTGGCGACCCAGACACCGACCCGTCGACCGCGACCGAGGGTTCTTCGTCCGGGAGTTCGAGCGGCGGTTCCGTGCGGCGCTCGCGGACCGACTCCCCGACGACGGCGACCTCGGCGTCTTCCTCAGCGGCGGGAGCGACTCGCGGCTCGTCCTCGCGGGGCTCGACGAGGCGGCGAGAGACCGGACGACCGCCTACCACCTCGCGAACTGGATGAGCCGGGAGGCGCGCACGGCCGAGCGGGTGGCGCTGACCGCCGACGTCGACTTCGCGCTTCTCGACCGCGACCGGGAGTACCTGAAGCGGTCGATGCAGCGGAACCCGGGACTGTCGAACTTCTCGGGGCGGTTCGACCAGGCGTACGCCGAGGTGTTCATGGACCGCGTGAGAGAGGAGGTCGACGTCGTCGTCGACGCCACGTACGCCGACATCCTGTTCAAGGGCTGGGGGCTCCCGCGCCGACACCTCGACCTCCCGGTCGGTCGCGTCTCGCTCCCGCTCGCGGGGGCGAGTTCGTCCGTCGACGACTACGTCGACCTGTGGGCGCGCGACCCGCCGTCGTACCTGTCGGCCCCGAAATCGGGTCGCGCGCTGCTCCGCGACGAGATTTACTGGCGTGGCGAGGAGGTGTTCCACCACGGCGTCTCGTACCCGTCCCCGGTCGAACTGTTCGTCTGGAGCCACGTCCACCCACAGACCAACATGGGCGGGTCGTTCGTCTTCCGCAGCCTCCGCCAGCACCTCCCCCACCGGAACCCCCTGTTCGACTCGCGGCTCGTCGACCTCTCGCTGTCGATGCCCCTCCGAACCCACGTCCGCCACAACGTCGTCGACCGCGCGGTCCACGCCCTGGACCCCGCCCTCGCCGCCATCCCTCACGCCGAACGCGGCGTCCCGCCCGCGTACGACTTCCCCCGGTCAGCCGTCGCGGAACCGCTCGTCGCGCTCGGACGGAAGGTGACCGGCGCGGACGGGTCGCCCCGGCCCGACCTTGGGCACGGCCCGTGGGAACCGTCCGCGGCGGTGCTCCGTCACCGACCGTACTTTCGGGAGGCGCTCGACGAACGGGCCGACCTGCTCGAACGCGTCCCCGAACTCTCCCGTTCCGGCGCGGAGGCGTGCTTCGACGCGCACCTCGCGGGCGAGGACCACGCACAGGAACTGTTCACGCTGTTGACGCTGCTCCACACGCCCGTCGCTCGCGACGTCGCGGCCGCGTCCGGCGGTTCGAACGGGTGA